One genomic segment of Oncorhynchus kisutch isolate 150728-3 linkage group LG15, Okis_V2, whole genome shotgun sequence includes these proteins:
- the drd2a gene encoding dopamine receptor D2a isoform X5, which produces MEIVVNGAGIGRFMRTDENIRKSIEEHVVGEWRFSKIHCDIFVTLDVMMCTASILNLCAISIDRYTAVAMPMLYNTRYSSRRRVTVMISVVWVLSFAISCPLLFGLNNTATRDESLCIIANPAFVVYSSIVSFYIPFIITLLVYVQIYVVLRKRRKRVNTKRPCQGTGDHHAGATLKEKCSHPGDVRLCTVIVKPNGSFPVNKKKVQIFIKEVAHEGDDIELDEMTNCNPQKQKNVDNATATPVSHQLLPPTKANASPTSVPPSPPGSSVKVEKNGDSKDILVEVPKVTKAFQTEALPNGKTQTSIKQQPTLMSKRKISQQKEKKATQMLAIVLGVFIICWLPFFITHILNTHCTTCKVPAEMYNAFTWLGYVNSAVNPIIYTTFNIEFRKAFIKILHC; this is translated from the exons ATGGAAATTGTGGTTAATGGAGCAGGCATTGGAAGATTCATGAGAACAGATGAAAATATAAGAAAATCTATTGAGGAACAT GTGGTGGGAGAGTGGAGGTTTAGTAAAATCCACTGTGACATCTTTGTCACCCTAGATGTCATGATGTGCACTGCAAGCATCCTCAATCTCTGTGCCATCAGCATTGATCG ATACACAGCAGTCGCCATGCCCATGCTGTACAACACGCGCTACAGCTCCAGAAGACGAGTCACTGTTATGATCTCGGTGGTGTGGGTTCTGTCCTTTGCGATATCATGCCCCCTGTTGTTCGGCCTAAATAACACAG CGACTCGCGACGAGTCCCTGTGCATCATCGCCAACCCGGCCTTTGTGGTGTACTCCTCCATTGTGTCCTTCTACATTCCCTTCATCATCACTCTGCTGGTCTACGTGCAGATTTATGTGGTGCTTCGCAAGCGTCGGAAACGGGTGAACACAAAGCGCCCGTGTCAAGGGACAGGCGACCACCACGCAGGCGCCACGTTAAAG GAGAAGTGCAGTCACCCAGGAGATGTGAGGCTGTGCACTGTGATTGTGAAACCTAATGGGAGCTTTCCTGTCAACAAGAAAAAAGTG CAGATCTTCATCAAAGAGGTGGCCCACGAAGGGGACGACATAGAGCTGGACGAGATGACCAACTGCAACCCTCAGAAACAGAAGAATGTGGACAATGCCACCGCCACGCCTGTCAGCCACCAGCTCCTGCCGCCAACCAAGGCCAACGCCAGCCCCACCTCCGTGCCCCCCTCCCCGCCTGGGAGCTCCGTCAAAGTGGAGAAGAACGGCGACTCGAAGGACATACTGGTGGAAGTGCCCAAAGTGACTAAAGCGTTTCAGACCGAGGCCTTACCCAACGGAAAAACCCAGACGTCTATCAAGCAGCAACCCACTCTCATGAGTAAGAGGAAGATCTCCCAACAGAAGGAAAAGAAAGCCACTCAAATGTTAGCCATAGTCCTGG gtgTATTTATCATATGCTGGCTACCTTTTTTCATCACTCATATATTGAACACCCACTGCACCACATGCAAGGTTCCTGCGGAGATGTACAATGCTTTCACGTGGCTGGGGTATGTGAACAGTGCCGTGAACCCCATCATATACACCACTTTCAATATAGAGTTCAGAAAAGCTTTCATCAAGATCCTGCATTGCTAA
- the drd2a gene encoding dopamine receptor D2a isoform X1: MDVLTQYAYNESFWDNGNGSFNDTESGQKHPYNYYAMLLTLLILVIVFGNVLVCMAVSREKALQSTTNYLIVSLAVADLLVATLVMPWVVYLEVVGEWRFSKIHCDIFVTLDVMMCTASILNLCAISIDRYTAVAMPMLYNTRYSSRRRVTVMISVVWVLSFAISCPLLFGLNNTATRDESLCIIANPAFVVYSSIVSFYIPFIITLLVYVQIYVVLRKRRKRVNTKRPCQGTGDHHAGATLKEKCSHPGDVRLCTVIVKPNGSFPVNKKKVQIFIKEVAHEGDDIELDEMTNCNPQKQKNVDNATATPVSHQLLPPTKANASPTSVPPSPPGSSVKVEKNGDSKDILVEVPKVTKAFQTEALPNGKTQTSIKQQPTLMSKRKISQQKEKKATQMLAIVLGVFIICWLPFFITHILNTHCTTCKVPAEMYNAFTWLGYVNSAVNPIIYTTFNIEFRKAFIKILHC; encoded by the exons ATGGATGTCCTCACACAGTATGCCTACAATGAGAGTTTCTGGGACAATGGGAATGGGAGCTTCAATGACACGGAGAGCGGGCAGAAGCACCCGTACAATTACTATGCCATGCTCCTGACGCTGCTCATCCTCGTCATCGTCTTTGGCAATGTGTTGGTGTGCATGGCCGTGTCCAGGGAGAAGGCCCTCCAGTCCACCACCAATTACCTGATCGTCAGCCTGGCCGTGGCTGACCTGCTGGTGGCCACCTTGGTTATGCCCtgggtggtctatctagag GTGGTGGGAGAGTGGAGGTTTAGTAAAATCCACTGTGACATCTTTGTCACCCTAGATGTCATGATGTGCACTGCAAGCATCCTCAATCTCTGTGCCATCAGCATTGATCG ATACACAGCAGTCGCCATGCCCATGCTGTACAACACGCGCTACAGCTCCAGAAGACGAGTCACTGTTATGATCTCGGTGGTGTGGGTTCTGTCCTTTGCGATATCATGCCCCCTGTTGTTCGGCCTAAATAACACAG CGACTCGCGACGAGTCCCTGTGCATCATCGCCAACCCGGCCTTTGTGGTGTACTCCTCCATTGTGTCCTTCTACATTCCCTTCATCATCACTCTGCTGGTCTACGTGCAGATTTATGTGGTGCTTCGCAAGCGTCGGAAACGGGTGAACACAAAGCGCCCGTGTCAAGGGACAGGCGACCACCACGCAGGCGCCACGTTAAAG GAGAAGTGCAGTCACCCAGGAGATGTGAGGCTGTGCACTGTGATTGTGAAACCTAATGGGAGCTTTCCTGTCAACAAGAAAAAAGTG CAGATCTTCATCAAAGAGGTGGCCCACGAAGGGGACGACATAGAGCTGGACGAGATGACCAACTGCAACCCTCAGAAACAGAAGAATGTGGACAATGCCACCGCCACGCCTGTCAGCCACCAGCTCCTGCCGCCAACCAAGGCCAACGCCAGCCCCACCTCCGTGCCCCCCTCCCCGCCTGGGAGCTCCGTCAAAGTGGAGAAGAACGGCGACTCGAAGGACATACTGGTGGAAGTGCCCAAAGTGACTAAAGCGTTTCAGACCGAGGCCTTACCCAACGGAAAAACCCAGACGTCTATCAAGCAGCAACCCACTCTCATGAGTAAGAGGAAGATCTCCCAACAGAAGGAAAAGAAAGCCACTCAAATGTTAGCCATAGTCCTGG gtgTATTTATCATATGCTGGCTACCTTTTTTCATCACTCATATATTGAACACCCACTGCACCACATGCAAGGTTCCTGCGGAGATGTACAATGCTTTCACGTGGCTGGGGTATGTGAACAGTGCCGTGAACCCCATCATATACACCACTTTCAATATAGAGTTCAGAAAAGCTTTCATCAAGATCCTGCATTGCTAA
- the drd2a gene encoding dopamine receptor D2a isoform X2, with amino-acid sequence MDVLTQYAYNESFWDNGNGSFNDTESGQKHPYNYYAMLLTLLILVIVFGNVLVCMAVSREKALQSTTNYLIVSLAVADLLVATLVMPWVVYLEVVGEWRFSKIHCDIFVTLDVMMCTASILNLCAISIDRYTAVAMPMLYNTRYSSRRRVTVMISVVWVLSFAISCPLLFGLNNTATRDESLCIIANPAFVVYSSIVSFYIPFIITLLVYVQIYVVLRKRRKRVNTKRPCQGTGDHHAGATLKEKCSHPGDVRLCTVIVKPNGSFPVNKKKVIFIKEVAHEGDDIELDEMTNCNPQKQKNVDNATATPVSHQLLPPTKANASPTSVPPSPPGSSVKVEKNGDSKDILVEVPKVTKAFQTEALPNGKTQTSIKQQPTLMSKRKISQQKEKKATQMLAIVLGVFIICWLPFFITHILNTHCTTCKVPAEMYNAFTWLGYVNSAVNPIIYTTFNIEFRKAFIKILHC; translated from the exons ATGGATGTCCTCACACAGTATGCCTACAATGAGAGTTTCTGGGACAATGGGAATGGGAGCTTCAATGACACGGAGAGCGGGCAGAAGCACCCGTACAATTACTATGCCATGCTCCTGACGCTGCTCATCCTCGTCATCGTCTTTGGCAATGTGTTGGTGTGCATGGCCGTGTCCAGGGAGAAGGCCCTCCAGTCCACCACCAATTACCTGATCGTCAGCCTGGCCGTGGCTGACCTGCTGGTGGCCACCTTGGTTATGCCCtgggtggtctatctagag GTGGTGGGAGAGTGGAGGTTTAGTAAAATCCACTGTGACATCTTTGTCACCCTAGATGTCATGATGTGCACTGCAAGCATCCTCAATCTCTGTGCCATCAGCATTGATCG ATACACAGCAGTCGCCATGCCCATGCTGTACAACACGCGCTACAGCTCCAGAAGACGAGTCACTGTTATGATCTCGGTGGTGTGGGTTCTGTCCTTTGCGATATCATGCCCCCTGTTGTTCGGCCTAAATAACACAG CGACTCGCGACGAGTCCCTGTGCATCATCGCCAACCCGGCCTTTGTGGTGTACTCCTCCATTGTGTCCTTCTACATTCCCTTCATCATCACTCTGCTGGTCTACGTGCAGATTTATGTGGTGCTTCGCAAGCGTCGGAAACGGGTGAACACAAAGCGCCCGTGTCAAGGGACAGGCGACCACCACGCAGGCGCCACGTTAAAG GAGAAGTGCAGTCACCCAGGAGATGTGAGGCTGTGCACTGTGATTGTGAAACCTAATGGGAGCTTTCCTGTCAACAAGAAAAAAGTG ATCTTCATCAAAGAGGTGGCCCACGAAGGGGACGACATAGAGCTGGACGAGATGACCAACTGCAACCCTCAGAAACAGAAGAATGTGGACAATGCCACCGCCACGCCTGTCAGCCACCAGCTCCTGCCGCCAACCAAGGCCAACGCCAGCCCCACCTCCGTGCCCCCCTCCCCGCCTGGGAGCTCCGTCAAAGTGGAGAAGAACGGCGACTCGAAGGACATACTGGTGGAAGTGCCCAAAGTGACTAAAGCGTTTCAGACCGAGGCCTTACCCAACGGAAAAACCCAGACGTCTATCAAGCAGCAACCCACTCTCATGAGTAAGAGGAAGATCTCCCAACAGAAGGAAAAGAAAGCCACTCAAATGTTAGCCATAGTCCTGG gtgTATTTATCATATGCTGGCTACCTTTTTTCATCACTCATATATTGAACACCCACTGCACCACATGCAAGGTTCCTGCGGAGATGTACAATGCTTTCACGTGGCTGGGGTATGTGAACAGTGCCGTGAACCCCATCATATACACCACTTTCAATATAGAGTTCAGAAAAGCTTTCATCAAGATCCTGCATTGCTAA
- the drd2a gene encoding dopamine receptor D2a isoform X4, translating to MDVLTQYAYNESFWDNGNGSFNDTESGQKHPYNYYAMLLTLLILVIVFGNVLVCMAVSREKALQSTTNYLIVSLAVADLLVATLVMPWVVYLEVVGEWRFSKIHCDIFVTLDVMMCTASILNLCAISIDRYTAVAMPMLYNTRYSSRRRVTVMISVVWVLSFAISCPLLFGLNNTATRDESLCIIANPAFVVYSSIVSFYIPFIITLLVYVQIYVVLRKRRKRVNTKRPCQGTGDHHAGATLKIFIKEVAHEGDDIELDEMTNCNPQKQKNVDNATATPVSHQLLPPTKANASPTSVPPSPPGSSVKVEKNGDSKDILVEVPKVTKAFQTEALPNGKTQTSIKQQPTLMSKRKISQQKEKKATQMLAIVLGVFIICWLPFFITHILNTHCTTCKVPAEMYNAFTWLGYVNSAVNPIIYTTFNIEFRKAFIKILHC from the exons ATGGATGTCCTCACACAGTATGCCTACAATGAGAGTTTCTGGGACAATGGGAATGGGAGCTTCAATGACACGGAGAGCGGGCAGAAGCACCCGTACAATTACTATGCCATGCTCCTGACGCTGCTCATCCTCGTCATCGTCTTTGGCAATGTGTTGGTGTGCATGGCCGTGTCCAGGGAGAAGGCCCTCCAGTCCACCACCAATTACCTGATCGTCAGCCTGGCCGTGGCTGACCTGCTGGTGGCCACCTTGGTTATGCCCtgggtggtctatctagag GTGGTGGGAGAGTGGAGGTTTAGTAAAATCCACTGTGACATCTTTGTCACCCTAGATGTCATGATGTGCACTGCAAGCATCCTCAATCTCTGTGCCATCAGCATTGATCG ATACACAGCAGTCGCCATGCCCATGCTGTACAACACGCGCTACAGCTCCAGAAGACGAGTCACTGTTATGATCTCGGTGGTGTGGGTTCTGTCCTTTGCGATATCATGCCCCCTGTTGTTCGGCCTAAATAACACAG CGACTCGCGACGAGTCCCTGTGCATCATCGCCAACCCGGCCTTTGTGGTGTACTCCTCCATTGTGTCCTTCTACATTCCCTTCATCATCACTCTGCTGGTCTACGTGCAGATTTATGTGGTGCTTCGCAAGCGTCGGAAACGGGTGAACACAAAGCGCCCGTGTCAAGGGACAGGCGACCACCACGCAGGCGCCACGTTAAAG ATCTTCATCAAAGAGGTGGCCCACGAAGGGGACGACATAGAGCTGGACGAGATGACCAACTGCAACCCTCAGAAACAGAAGAATGTGGACAATGCCACCGCCACGCCTGTCAGCCACCAGCTCCTGCCGCCAACCAAGGCCAACGCCAGCCCCACCTCCGTGCCCCCCTCCCCGCCTGGGAGCTCCGTCAAAGTGGAGAAGAACGGCGACTCGAAGGACATACTGGTGGAAGTGCCCAAAGTGACTAAAGCGTTTCAGACCGAGGCCTTACCCAACGGAAAAACCCAGACGTCTATCAAGCAGCAACCCACTCTCATGAGTAAGAGGAAGATCTCCCAACAGAAGGAAAAGAAAGCCACTCAAATGTTAGCCATAGTCCTGG gtgTATTTATCATATGCTGGCTACCTTTTTTCATCACTCATATATTGAACACCCACTGCACCACATGCAAGGTTCCTGCGGAGATGTACAATGCTTTCACGTGGCTGGGGTATGTGAACAGTGCCGTGAACCCCATCATATACACCACTTTCAATATAGAGTTCAGAAAAGCTTTCATCAAGATCCTGCATTGCTAA
- the drd2a gene encoding dopamine receptor D2a isoform X3 has protein sequence MDVLTQYAYNESFWDNGNGSFNDTESGQKHPYNYYAMLLTLLILVIVFGNVLVCMAVSREKALQSTTNYLIVSLAVADLLVATLVMPWVVYLEVVGEWRFSKIHCDIFVTLDVMMCTASILNLCAISIDRYTAVAMPMLYNTRYSSRRRVTVMISVVWVLSFAISCPLLFGLNNTATRDESLCIIANPAFVVYSSIVSFYIPFIITLLVYVQIYVVLRKRRKRVNTKRPCQGTGDHHAGATLKQIFIKEVAHEGDDIELDEMTNCNPQKQKNVDNATATPVSHQLLPPTKANASPTSVPPSPPGSSVKVEKNGDSKDILVEVPKVTKAFQTEALPNGKTQTSIKQQPTLMSKRKISQQKEKKATQMLAIVLGVFIICWLPFFITHILNTHCTTCKVPAEMYNAFTWLGYVNSAVNPIIYTTFNIEFRKAFIKILHC, from the exons ATGGATGTCCTCACACAGTATGCCTACAATGAGAGTTTCTGGGACAATGGGAATGGGAGCTTCAATGACACGGAGAGCGGGCAGAAGCACCCGTACAATTACTATGCCATGCTCCTGACGCTGCTCATCCTCGTCATCGTCTTTGGCAATGTGTTGGTGTGCATGGCCGTGTCCAGGGAGAAGGCCCTCCAGTCCACCACCAATTACCTGATCGTCAGCCTGGCCGTGGCTGACCTGCTGGTGGCCACCTTGGTTATGCCCtgggtggtctatctagag GTGGTGGGAGAGTGGAGGTTTAGTAAAATCCACTGTGACATCTTTGTCACCCTAGATGTCATGATGTGCACTGCAAGCATCCTCAATCTCTGTGCCATCAGCATTGATCG ATACACAGCAGTCGCCATGCCCATGCTGTACAACACGCGCTACAGCTCCAGAAGACGAGTCACTGTTATGATCTCGGTGGTGTGGGTTCTGTCCTTTGCGATATCATGCCCCCTGTTGTTCGGCCTAAATAACACAG CGACTCGCGACGAGTCCCTGTGCATCATCGCCAACCCGGCCTTTGTGGTGTACTCCTCCATTGTGTCCTTCTACATTCCCTTCATCATCACTCTGCTGGTCTACGTGCAGATTTATGTGGTGCTTCGCAAGCGTCGGAAACGGGTGAACACAAAGCGCCCGTGTCAAGGGACAGGCGACCACCACGCAGGCGCCACGTTAAAG CAGATCTTCATCAAAGAGGTGGCCCACGAAGGGGACGACATAGAGCTGGACGAGATGACCAACTGCAACCCTCAGAAACAGAAGAATGTGGACAATGCCACCGCCACGCCTGTCAGCCACCAGCTCCTGCCGCCAACCAAGGCCAACGCCAGCCCCACCTCCGTGCCCCCCTCCCCGCCTGGGAGCTCCGTCAAAGTGGAGAAGAACGGCGACTCGAAGGACATACTGGTGGAAGTGCCCAAAGTGACTAAAGCGTTTCAGACCGAGGCCTTACCCAACGGAAAAACCCAGACGTCTATCAAGCAGCAACCCACTCTCATGAGTAAGAGGAAGATCTCCCAACAGAAGGAAAAGAAAGCCACTCAAATGTTAGCCATAGTCCTGG gtgTATTTATCATATGCTGGCTACCTTTTTTCATCACTCATATATTGAACACCCACTGCACCACATGCAAGGTTCCTGCGGAGATGTACAATGCTTTCACGTGGCTGGGGTATGTGAACAGTGCCGTGAACCCCATCATATACACCACTTTCAATATAGAGTTCAGAAAAGCTTTCATCAAGATCCTGCATTGCTAA